The genome window GCTTCTCAGATTTAGCTGGTTAGTTTTGGGAACTTCGACTAATGTAGTGCCTTAGGACAATTTCTGAAAAACAACTTCAGGAACCCAGCTGATCAACTCTGATGGTACGCTCAGCTGATTAGTTCTACTTGATCTGTTCCGCTGATTTACTATTGATATAGCTTTGGCAATAACCAACTAATAATCTAGCTAATCAGCTTGGACACACTCAAGCTGATGCTACAAGAAAATTCTAGCTATTTGGCCTAGACTACAGATAAAAGAATTGGAGTATCTAAAACCCTAATacaatcataatatcatcaaaatctaagtaCATTGGTTTCTGACAAAAGTGTCACCCAAACTTTGTTCTTTTATTACTTTCTTATTCATGATAAAAGTTTCTGTGCTTTGGTTgttaaaaaaagaagttaaaatgaTTAAGCATATAACTCAAGGACTAGATCTATATCACAAGTATAACTggatgacaaaaaaaataattttcgatctattataataataataataataataataatttaagagtgaaagtaaaaataaaaaaaaaattagtggtAATATAAAATTGGAGAGTTGTAGTGAGATTGTTGACATAAAGATTatccaaaaatgatatataatattatcattcatttctaaaagaAATCCATAACCAATTTCCTTTTGTTCAACAACCTGTTTTCCAGGAACTATGCAAATTCATTTCCAGCCCCTAACCTCTAATGACAGAATAACGTCATCGCATCTGCCAATAATATTCTCTCGTCCGCCGTCGTCACCTGCTCGGCAGTCGGGGCCTCTCACCCTCAGCCCACGACTGCCGCCACCTCCTCCTCTCcctccaccgccaccgccacctcAAATCTATGACAAATTCCGTCGTCCTCTCTTCTTCCCTCCACGTTGTTCACGATGGCGTCGCCTCCCACCAACGCGATGTTCCTATTCCCGGCGGTACCCATCACCGACGGCCTCTGGGACTTGGCAACGGTTTCGTTAATCGCCGGAATTCTCATCCTCTCCATACTTTCTCTCACGTTTATCTTCCACCTTCACCTTAGATCACAAATTTTGCCACATTTGGGGCATTTCAACTCGCTATGGAAAGTCCGGTTGGTTCTCGTCCTATTCGCCGCGTTTTGGGCTCTCAACGAGCTCCTCCGGTTACCCGTTTTCCGGCAATCGTATCTCTACCCGAATTTCCCATCCCTAACCGTGGCTGCTCAAACCACGGTTTGTAAACTCCACGTGGTTCTCTCCCTCGGGTTTTACGAGCCGGGCTTCTTGGTCACCCTCCTTTTCTTGGTTAACGTTTCGATCAAGAAAACGGAGCGGAGCCGGATGTGGGCGATTCCGTCCGTCTGCGCGGTCTGTTTTCCGATGCTTTTGTTGCAGGCCTTCGTGGTGTTCTTCTCCCCGTTGCAGGCGATGTTGCCGGGGTTCATGCACGGGAGCTCCGTCCTCTCGTCGGACCTATTAGGGAGGAGCGCGGTGCTGTGCACCTACCCGGCGCTGAGCTGCATAATTTTCACGGTGTTCGCCGTGGCGTACGCTCTGGCGTTCCTGGTGTCGTGTTGGCAAGTGGTGATGTTTGTGATAAATAAGACCATTGGAGGCAGGGTGTACTTCCTGGCCGTGTCGGTGATGGTGACGCTGCCCATTCAGATCTTCTGCCTCGGCTTGACCTCGATATGGCTGCCGGTGGATCCCGTGTATTATTGTGCGGTTTCCACCATGTTCCTGTCGGTTTTGTGGTGCATCACCGTGTCGGAAATCATTTTGGTGATTAAGCCCATTGCGGATGCCTTAGATGCCTGTGGAGCGCTTTTGATATCCACAACCCACCACGGGAATAATAGTAATGAagagcctactccactcttccaCCAACAAGGTAGTCAGGATCAATAGCATTATATTCACCCTATCATACCCTATCCTACGTACCTTGGGCGTGGACCCTATGGGGCTGTAGGGGATCCACTATCCCACCAACACGGTAGAAACAGCCAATAGCATTATATTCGACCCACCATACCCTACCCTACCCTATCTTGGCCTAGCCACAACGAGGTTGTAGAAAGATGCACTCTCCCGGCCACCGAAACGGTAGAAAGCGCTAATAGCATTATATTCACTCTACCATACCATACCATACCTTGGCCTAGCCACCACGGGGCTGTAGGAGGGTCCACTCTTCCATCAACACAGTAGAAAGGGCCAATAGCATTATATTCACCCTACCATACCTTATCTTACCTTGATCTAGCCACCACGGGGTTGTAGGGGGATCCATCGACTCTCCCATTGATGACACAATAGAAAGGACCGGGTTGTATTATATTCACCCTACCATATTCTACCCTATCTTGACTTGGCCACCACAGGACTGTAGGAGGATCCACTCTCCCATCAACACAGTAAAAAGGGCCAATAGCATTATATTCACCCTACCATACCTTATCTTACCTTGATCTAGCCACCACAGGGTTGTAGGGGGATCGATTGATTTTCCCATTGACACAATAGAAAGGACCGGTAGTATTATATTCACCCTACCATACTCTACCCTACCTTGACCTGGCTACCACAGGACTGTAGGAGGATTCACTCTCCCACCGACACGGTAGAACAGATAGTATTATATTCACTTTACCATACCTTACTTTGGCCTAACCACCACGGAACTGTAGTGGGATCCTGCAGGAGATTAAGATAGTCTCTTACATTAAGATTTAGGTATGTAGTGGCTTGAGGGCGTTTAGGTTAATGCGTTGATACGATTTGGGacacattcaaaaaaaaatattgtaaattgtAGTAGTTTCGTCCAAATTTtgtaaaagcaaaaattgaagtTAAATAGTCATGTACAACTAATATTGTgcatatataaatgtaaatataaattcatttcctttttcatcttCACTCTATAATATtcaaagggtcacacttgtgtgagaccgtctcacggatccttatttgtgagacgggtcgggtcgggtcaaagcaccatgcaaatggcatacttatatgtgcaaatgtcatacttatatgctcaaatgtcatacttatatgctcaaatataacactaatcaataatacaatttttgttacttataagagaaaaagtaatatatttttcataataagtaatattgacaagtgccccttacttataagggcaaatataatacttttgaggaaaaaatataatacttttaaatcaaaatgtaaaagtattgtattttcccttaaaagtattacatttacccttataagtaataaaaattttattcttgattagtattacatttgagcatataagtatgacatttgtgcacataagtgttacatttgcgtcttgacccgacccgtctcatggtgagacggtctcacacaagtttttgccatattcAAATTGTTTAATGGTAATTTATTGTCAATTATGGCAAATCATTTTTGACAAAAGCTAGGATTGCGATATCTTTCAAACAACTTATGCAAGGGACGTGCTACCAAGTTCGAAAATTTTACAATGGACCCGATCCACAATTCATCAAAACAActtcgttttgattaatgaaaaacaGACGGTTGAAACGGCTTCCATTCCAATCCGCACCATTctctttcagttcatatacactgcagttacatttcaacacaattgcagttacatttcaacacaactgcagtttctttcgatataattgtagtttcattcgatattataaacttaaatatgtgaacctcttattcagttttctttcatcacaactacagtttcttttataatacactgcagttttctttcaacacaactacagtttattttataatacattGCAATTTCcattcaacataactacagtttcttttataataatacaatgcagttttctttcaacacaactatagtttcttttaGCAGTtttcttttaacacaactacaatattattttgatatGACTACAGCttcattgaacaatatacactgcagttatatttcaacacaactatagttacctttcgatataactacagtttcatttgataatataaaaacacaaatgtgaaactgttattcagtattagttcatatacactgcggttgcatttcaatacaactataATTACATTTCtgtataactacagttttattcgaaaatataaaaacaaatgtgaggcagtatcttttgagatgaactgtagtatcagttacgaaGCTCCGTTACAATTTACGACCGCCGTTTCTACCATTTACTGAAACAACGTCcatttgtgaccatggtccacaatacattgtggaccatggtacacCGTATAACGACTGTACCAAGTTGGGTTGCACAATCTAAAGAGTATTACCTCAAAAAGAGACATTTTACATTTAATCTCACCGTCAACTATTGTATTATTATCGCATTTAATTCTTAActttttaatttcatcatatttaATCTCACAACGTTATTCACATTAATCATATCTTATAATTTCCATTAAATTactatttgttataaatattcattatatatatggtcattACAGCATTCCTATCAGTATTTATTTCTCAAATATTGGAACAGTGATAAACTCATAGTGAAGTTCAATACTGATGTGGTGCTCCTGTTTTGGCGAAATTATATTCCTGCAATGAACTAGTTTATGTcagacaaaagaaaaaaaaatggggaCCACCTCCTTCTTTTTGTCACAGTCCATCCTCTTTCTTAGCTTcttattctttttgttttctatttcttttttcatttcatttgtttgttttttattgttttttatttctgtttcaattttttataaaatattatatttaatatttttgaattaacttttgaatgatttaattataattaaaatttaaaatgataaaaaaaaacaatgaaaattaatttaaatgtttgttattatcatttttattaaatgtagatatgtttattttaattaatttttataattttataattataaatttataattcaaataaataaagaaataattaaaatataggatAGAAAATGGTGGGTCCACAAAAACTGAGAGAAAACTTTAAACTAATTTGGAGACGAGTTTTTGTGATTGAGTtagatagtggatgatgaggtggatgctggggcccacaaaaaactggagaaaaaacTCCAAccgataaggatgctcttagccCATTTACCCCCAATTTTAATGTTGTTGGTGTACGGTTATTCCTCTCTGTATATACATCTcaatctatacttctatctatactatatataaaagcaatatcctccttcaaaatttcccgcccaaacgtagggatttttagtaatatggtaattattattattacaatagaataatattaattattggttgtaatttgttattagtaattatgttattattatgatactccctctgtcccattttacctgtcatgtttactattcattggtcaaactaactctttcttcattgcttattttctttaataatttttaattatttttaaatttgattttttgtgtttaatagtacttttaatgtagtttctaaatatataaattttatatactaatactaaatttaatattatgaaaaattaaattaaaaataacttcggtcaagcctcgttaaccgaatcagacaaacaaaatgggacggaggtagtagaATTTAGTTGtaattcgttattagtaattatggtaatggtaattagtaattatggtaattattatgatagaatttattattattattatatgatagaatagaatagaatagaatgatagaataataataaaattaattatgattGGTAATAAATCGTTATTAGTAAtaatatggtaatggtaattattatgatagaatttattattattatgatagaataatactagaataatagaaaataaaagtatagAGGTTAATAATTTAGAATGCACGGAGGATTAAGaatttcatttagaattaataattaaaagtgttagccaaagaccttgtggtctagtggcactcggtgtcccggtttacactctcacatggatgatgggagtgggttcaagtctcagactctttgtgcttctcAAAAAATTGTTGTTCTCTTATGAAATCATATCTTGGCGGCTCTCCCATTTTCTTATTCCACTGCCCTGTAAATAGAATGGATTGGTGTTGCATCCATTATAATATCACTTTACAATATCGGttttatgataataattatttgttgtaccacaagattgcttttgttttaatactttgacGTTAGTCACAATGTTTATACTTCGATTTATGTATGTCTATGAAATATATGTCGCAGTATGAACACATGGTGTTGTTGGAGTTGCTAAACAAGGGTCATCTAgagccggagaagaagatatgCAAAGGAGTCAGTGACGATCGGTgatattttttgaaatcaataaaagaataacacactttttaattgtaaaatccaATGTTTCCTTAAAacatttttgtatttgattttgtagtaactattaaattttatatcaatttaCCTTACGATGTTGTatgacatttatatatatatatatagtatgacatttatatatatatatatatatatatatgctttcttcctcatttttttcttcttaactattttatcccttttattaatacctcatattaattaccataaatacttattaa of Ipomoea triloba cultivar NCNSP0323 chromosome 3, ASM357664v1 contains these proteins:
- the LOC116013080 gene encoding uncharacterized protein LOC116013080 — protein: MASPPTNAMFLFPAVPITDGLWDLATVSLIAGILILSILSLTFIFHLHLRSQILPHLGHFNSLWKVRLVLVLFAAFWALNELLRLPVFRQSYLYPNFPSLTVAAQTTVCKLHVVLSLGFYEPGFLVTLLFLVNVSIKKTERSRMWAIPSVCAVCFPMLLLQAFVVFFSPLQAMLPGFMHGSSVLSSDLLGRSAVLCTYPALSCIIFTVFAVAYALAFLVSCWQVVMFVINKTIGGRVYFLAVSVMVTLPIQIFCLGLTSIWLPVDPVYYCAVSTMFLSVLWCITVSEIILVIKPIADALDACGALLISTTHHGNNSNEEPTPLFHQQGSQDQ